GCGTCATCCATCTTATTTAGCAACACAACAATTTGAAGTTGATGTTTCCAACATAATTTATTAGCCACATCTGCAAATAAGGGATTTAACGTATGAAATACCTAGCTTTCACCTTTTATAGAGCCAAATCCACACAATAGTAACCAGAAGGGATGTACAACAAGATCGATTCCAAAGGCCTTCCCTACTTCACATTGCTTGAATCATTTATAAATCACCTCACCACTACTATACCGTTTGTAACATCTAAAAAAGACTATTTGGAAGGAGATATAATCTGTAAAACCAATTTCACAAGTTCGATTAGATGAAGCAAAGTAACAGGCATCCTGCAGAGTCATATAGAGAAATGATTAGCAAGAAAAAGCAGTTGTACTCTGCACATGTAGATCTCCGGAGAAAATCGTAGTTTCAGACTAAAGGTATATACCTCATATGGGAATGTATCTGGTGGATGCTAAAACAGATGTAGGAGGGAACTGTGGCAATATTATTTCCTACTAATCTGGAAAAATGAGATACTGTTTTTCCAAACACAATTATCATAAGCTAGACAGAAAGCCCAACCCGACAAAATCACCTAAGTTCCAATTACACGGTCAAGTAATCAACTTGGGATCAAATACGAAACATAGAATATTAGGAAGAGGGTAAGTGAAAAACCATTGTTGACTACAAAATCCAAAAGACAACACCCCACCCCCAAagaattccttttctttttctccttctcgaCAGTCTCAAAGTTCAAGCTACTCAgccaaggaaatgaaaattatttgtaCAATTTCATGGTAATAGGAAAATGGATAGAAAGATCTTCGAACAAACTCAAATAACGATGAGTTGGGTAACACAAAAGCACAAGCTCTTAAGTGAAAGATTGCGATGTTCACATAAACCAATTTTGAACCCAGGTAATCATATTCAATCTCCTGTTATGCATACAAAGAGATCAAGAATTTCACATTTGGTACACATATCAGCATGAGGACCAGActtgaaagggggaaaaaagcaaTTATTTCAAACAACAGATAACAACGATGTTTTGTCCCATAATTCATATTTCTCCCATAGAGGTGGCATCTGTAAGAACACCTATGCATTGAAAACTAGATATAGCATTAATAAGAAGAATCTACAATGAAAGAACAATTAACGACACATTCAGGTAACAACTTCTATGCACCAACAAGATTATATTGCATTTGGCATTTCTAATTCTTTTGCCAATACCTATGTTCCATCTATTGAAATTCCTCAAAAGTGTCCTTTGCAGATATTCACTGTCCCTAAATCCTCCAAGTTGCAGTAATTCTCTGGCATAATAATGCATGTAAGACATCTTGCTGACCTGACCTGGCAGAATACATCAAAGGCAAAAAAGAGCAAGAAATTACAATTGATCTTTCAAAAAGTGAGAACCTTCCAATCCAATGAGAAACAACAATCAACCCGTCAATTTAACACTCGTTACCATGTGGATAATTAAAATAGCGCTGGACCAACAAAAGCCACAGTTGACGACCAGCAAATCACCCAAACTTGATTCAACCTTATCCAGTTGAAGTGCTCTAAGTATTTATGGAGACTGTAGCAAGATGACATGAAATGAAGAACTAACCCAAAAACCAGGAGTCATTTACAGTTGCATATCATCAGTTTAGCAAGTAATTTGGTCATGTTGGATTAAAGAATGATTCAACTGCTAGAGCACATGAAAACAATACTAGGCTTGACAGCATATTATTCCGACCTTTAACGCATGACCTTCCATTACACCATGGTATTAGAATTCTCTAGCACACAAATGGATAGCACAACCCAGTGAAGGCCTACCAAAATAGCAGCTGGAGTACATGAAGGCAAAACTAAGCTGACCATACTCCGCAGTATCCAAGGAATATTAAGCTAACCAACTTTCTCACTTCAAAGCAATTACAAGAAGAGATTCTCCACAGCCTCTGCCAATTGAAGCGATGAAGCACCAACTTTGAGTCCTCTGTGACCATCACCAGCCAACACTTCTCCGGATTTCCCTCCGTCATCTTCACTTGCCAGTCAGAAATCGAGCAAACTTCACAAAACCAAGTCGGAACAATTGAGTCAACCAGCCATTAGGTCGCAAAAGAATGCTAGGAGCTGAACCTAAGAAGCTGGAGGTTTTTCAAACTAGAGCTGAAATGGACGCATGACCCACAGTGGTCCTTTGCTGGTCTCCATAGCTAAAGCTCCATGAGTAGCCGAAAACGCAGCACCAGTGCTAGAACAAATCGCAAGGATGCCAGCTGAAAGAGGGCCTGTGAAGGATAGAGCTTATAAAAACCAGAAGAATCATGGGATGACCACATGCAAACAACCTTTTACCATTCCAAGGATGCATTGTCAGTGTTTGGAGAAGCTCAAGAAACATTGAGTTCCTGATCCTTCTATGATTTCATTCGTTTTAGAAGTGCCTTGTGAAAGCTCTCTTGGATATTTCAGCATTTACATCAAGCAATGGAATAATAACTGAATCCTACCAGTGAGTAAGATGAAATCAATCCAGCAACTAACATCAACAAACTACTAATAATGCTCCAAAGTTTATGGGAACCCACTTAGTCAAACTCGATATTCTTTTTGAACTCTTTGGTACCAACTAATGGGGCTTCTAACATCATCAACCATAGAAGCTTTGATCAAATTAGTATAGTGTATTTAACTCAAGATGGTTGCTTTGTGGGACATAGTatgattctttttccttatCATTATGTGCTATTCATGCATTAGAATTAATGCAAGACAGTTTTCAAATGGAATATAGGATACTGAAAATTTTCCTCAAGAAACTTATGGAAATGATTcctgtgtttttcttttcagcaAGTAAATGAACTAACAAAAGCTTATGCacaatataagtaattatttcaCAGTACACCTGATTATGTCAAAAGACATTCTAGTTAATGTCTTGCCTGGCTCAATAGTTTAGGTATACGACAGATGGCTTTACCAACTCTACAAACATCAAGATGCATTCTTTGGAAGCCTTGGAGTAGGTATACCCTGGACTCAAACCAAATGAACATGGATCCATAGTCAGAAAAATTCGAATTGCAATTTTCTCAATCGATCCAAATAATTCATGATGCTTTTGCTTCTGCCCTGTTTGCTAGTTCATCACAGCCACACCACTAGGAGAAGAGCTTGTGCTTGCATTTGGCATTTCTAGATTGAGACGATTATCTAAATCTACAAATGTAGACAGTTCTGTGAGACAAAATGCATGAAACTCAATGATTGGACAAATTTTATCACAAGTCAGTAGCATATGCAGAGTAAGGGATGCCCTATCAACATATTCCTTTTGCATGGAAATTCACTCTTAAGTGTACcttagaaatatgcagtcatgAAATGCATGATGAGCGTAGAGCAAACTAAAACCTCACATTAGAAGGATCACCATATAGGGTCCTTCATCGAGCATTTTCTTCAACCTATACAATGACCTTTGGCATGCTATCAAAAACCTGTACACGTCAGTTTTTCAGTACTTCCAGCattccaaaatcaatcaaatgtcAAGAATCTCTATTTTTCTGCATAGGATGAAGGATCTTACTTGAAAACTAATGTCAAATGATGCGCTTTGAAAGCCTTTTCATCTATTTCCGCTACTGGCATAACAAGCAGAACCATTTTGTCAAAGCACATATTAACTTCCATGAACATCTCCCTTGGATTCCTTGAGTTCAAGTAAGAAAACAATGGCGACACTATCAACCAGGAAATAATAATGACAAGATCAtaaatcttgaaagatattgCAAGCAGGAAATACAAATGAAAATTGGGCAGTAGATTTCAAAAGAGCATAGGTTGATTACCTGCTTTATATACCTTCAATAGAAAATGTGGATCCTTCCGGTCTATTCCTCATCCGAGTCATCCATACGGTATGGACATTCTACGTAATATGTGCCATTTGTAATCTGATAATATCGATAAATCTGCGTTCCAGATAATTCCGGAATCGTTTTGAGCGACTTGCATCCAATGATATTCAGTTTTTCCAAAAACTCCAACCTATCGAGGCCCTGAATTTCAACCAAGTTTTTGCAGTCTCTAGCTTCTAATCTCTTCAGACTCCCGGACTTTGGAAGGAGTAGCCTTTCAATTGAAGTGCACCAAGAGATTTCTAGTATTTCCAAGGACTCCAACCTATCGAGGCCATGAATTTCAGCTAATTTCTTGCACCAACCAACATTTACTGTCTTCATACTTCCGgattttggaaggtctagcCTTCCAATCGAAGTGCACCTAGAGATTTCTAGACTTTCCAAATACTCCAAACTATCGAGCCCTTGAATTTCGGCTAAGTTTTTGCAATCCCGAGCCACTAATTTCTTCAGCATCTCGAATTTTGGAAGGTCCAACCGTTTGATTGAATTCCGGGATTCGATAGTCAAGCTTTCCAAATACATCAATTTGTCAAGACCTCGAACTTCAAGTAGCTTCGGAATATTGCAGACATTTAATTTCCTTAGATGGACAAACTGTGAAACGTCCAGCATTTTGATAGATTCACAGAAAGAGACATTCAAGACTTCCAACTTGAAGGGCGTGTTTAGGGATTGTGGTGATTCCGATTCTTCAATGTCCGTCGGTTGGGAGCATTTTGAACTCTTTAATTGCGTTGATGGAAGCTCCTGGATGCACTGGAGATTATCGCAACCGTGAACTACTAGTTCCTTGAGATGGGCTAGGTGGGAAAGCGAAGGCAATTTGCGACTTTGACAAGTGACACCCAAATATGTTAAGCCGGAAGGAAGCTCCGGCAGCGATTGGAGCTTGTCGCAGTATCTAAAATCAAGGCGTCGTAGGGAAGAAAGATTAGCCATGCTTTCTACCATTATCCTTTCAGATTTTGCAACTGGAAGCACGTAACTCTCGGAGCTTTCTCAGACTCCCAATACCATTGGGTAATTCTTCTATACCACTCCTAGAAATATCTAGAATCTCTAGATTCTCCAAAGACCCTATGCTATTTGGTAATGCAGAAAGGGATGGAGTATTGGATAGATCGAGTTGTCGCAGTGATTTTAATTTACCTATTTCTGCTGGAAGCTCCCCAAGGCAGAAACGAGGAACGGGGCGTTCGGCGCCTGCGTCGGCGCCTACCGCGAGATGAAGCGCGTAGGACGAGCACAGCTCCAAGCGAAGGAGGCCCTCCATGTCTTCGATGGAAGCGTCGATTCGCTTCAGTCTCCAGCAATGACTGAGGATGAGAACCTCTAACTTCTCAAAAGCTGAGAGGAAGTCAGTATTTTCCAAGGATCCACAATACGAAAGGTCTAGATATTTAAGCTTCTTTGCCATCtacggaaaaaagaaaacaacaatgaATGTCGATGGGTGAGTGTAGAGTCATTATGAttcaaaagaaagcataaaaggagaggaaaaaaaagactttAATTCTTACCTTGAAAAAACTCCATCCTCCCCATTTCTCATTTATATCGCTTCCTTGCAATTCGAGTACAGCTAATTCCTTTACGCAAAAAT
This genomic stretch from Eucalyptus grandis isolate ANBG69807.140 chromosome 3, ASM1654582v1, whole genome shotgun sequence harbors:
- the LOC104430622 gene encoding protein SUPPRESSOR OF npr1-1, CONSTITUTIVE 1-like, with translation MVESMANLSSLRRLDFRYCDKLQSLPELPSGLTYLGVTCQSRKLPSLSHLAHLKELVVHGCDNLQCIQELPSTQLKSSKCSQPTDIEESESPQSLNTPFKLEVLNVSFCESIKMLDVSQFVHLRKLNVCNIPKLLEVRGLDKLMYLESLTIESRNSIKRLDLPKFEMLKKLVARDCKNLAEIQGLDSLEYLESLEISRCTSIGRLDLPKSGSMKTVNVGWCKKLAEIHGLDRLESLEILEISWCTSIERLLLPKSGSLKRLEARDCKNLVEIQGLDRLEFLEKLNIIGCKSLKTIPELSGTQIYRYYQITNGTYYVECPYRMDDSDEE